Proteins found in one Lathamus discolor isolate bLatDis1 chromosome 7, bLatDis1.hap1, whole genome shotgun sequence genomic segment:
- the LOC136018423 gene encoding G2/M phase-specific E3 ubiquitin-protein ligase-like translates to MEPEADPDICGPKLTYQCISAHLFCLLFASDLRPRGTEREEQMTFLPKDIGRTAQLAAPMVCFVCGKRGATITCQEMGCDRRFHLPCAVQGGCVTRYLLPFSSFCWEHRPQQQELVAPEDTKCLICMDPVEGRTTYGTMVCPACKHAWFHRVCIQVRAVPLLGHGRLSAAPEPHSHTFRFSCRDRLRMLALFACNALCVKI, encoded by the exons ATGGAGCCAG AGGCAGACCCGGACATCTGCGGGCCAAAACTGACTTATCAGTGCATCTCTGCCCATCtcttttgcctg cttttcgCCAGTGACCTTCGTCCACGAGGGACCGAACGGGAAGAAcagatgacatttcttcctAAGGATATTGGACGTACAGCCCAGCTGGCAGCCCCGATG gtctgctttgtgtgtggcaaGAGGGGGGCCACCATCACCTGCCAGGAGATGGGCTGCGAccgcaggttccatctcccctgtgccgtgCAGGGTGGATGCGTCACCCGTTACCTCCTGCCGTTCAG ttccttctgctgggagcaccgcccacagcagcaagagctggtggctccagaggacaccaagtgcctcatctgcatggaccctgttgaaggcagaacgacctatgggaccatggtgtgcccagcatgcaaacatgcctggttccacagggTCTGCATCCAGGTAAGAGCCGTTCCCTTGCTCGGGCAtggcaggctctcagcagcaccagagcctcactcacACACTTTCcgtttctcctgcagggacaggctaCGCATGCTGGCGCTTTTTGCCTGCAATGCCCTCTGTGTCAAAatataa